From the Nonlabens marinus S1-08 genome, one window contains:
- a CDS encoding DUF2490 domain-containing protein, protein MTSYCFRTLIFLLPAFAAAQWVDQVLVEPAMNVSWNTNSRWSLNTTIAQRTLTYDSIDALHVQIAQFAQYEIGFYSQLGAGVMYREVSEQGAPEELRTTQQFVHTKTYNALQIAHRLRWDQRWRDDLLTHRWRYRISGSIPLDGAVTDASEYYLTAGVETLFIAEMNKRPAYDQRITAGIGKKLGSSYKLQFTTQYRWEDFTAVNERLLFLNLSLYYSL, encoded by the coding sequence GCTGCTGCGCAATGGGTCGATCAAGTTTTAGTGGAGCCGGCAATGAATGTTTCCTGGAACACCAATTCTAGATGGAGTTTAAATACCACGATTGCACAACGCACCCTTACTTATGATAGTATTGATGCTTTACACGTTCAAATAGCGCAGTTTGCTCAATATGAAATAGGGTTTTATTCCCAACTGGGGGCAGGAGTAATGTATAGGGAAGTATCAGAACAAGGTGCTCCAGAAGAGTTGCGGACCACCCAGCAGTTTGTCCACACAAAAACCTACAACGCATTACAAATAGCACACCGGTTGCGCTGGGATCAACGCTGGCGAGATGACCTATTAACACATCGATGGCGTTACCGCATTTCAGGTTCTATACCGCTTGATGGGGCGGTGACTGATGCGTCAGAGTACTATCTTACCGCTGGAGTTGAAACCTTATTCATTGCTGAAATGAACAAACGGCCAGCATATGACCAGCGCATAACTGCTGGGATAGGGAAAAAATTAGGGTCTTCATATAAATTACAGTTCACTACACAGTACCGGTGGGAAGATTTTACAGCTGTTAATGAGAGGCTGCTTTTTCTAAATCTATCTTTATACTATTCACTGTAA
- the aat gene encoding leucyl/phenylalanyl-tRNA--protein transferase: MYLLDKQLIFPNPNLAPSHGMLAIGGDLSVERLLLAYKSGIFPWYNDGEPICWWSPDPRMVFDLSQAEPMKISKSLRQSQRNRGYEIRENTSFEAVMRECMNVSRSGEAGTWINEDLIAAYLQLHKLGHAKSVEVFQEDILVGGLYGVDLSESGIFCGESMFSKSTDASKVALMYWTEQLKSRGYRLIDAQLYNDHLASLGAVEIDREVFLSYLQ, translated from the coding sequence ATGTACTTGCTCGACAAACAGCTTATTTTCCCCAATCCTAACCTAGCTCCCTCACATGGAATGCTGGCGATAGGTGGTGATTTGAGCGTGGAACGCTTGCTGCTGGCCTATAAATCTGGAATATTTCCTTGGTACAACGATGGTGAGCCCATTTGCTGGTGGTCGCCAGATCCACGCATGGTATTTGATTTGAGTCAAGCAGAGCCTATGAAGATTTCCAAATCACTACGGCAAAGTCAGCGCAATCGAGGTTATGAGATTCGGGAGAACACTTCTTTTGAAGCGGTCATGCGGGAATGCATGAACGTATCCAGGTCTGGAGAGGCGGGCACTTGGATCAATGAAGATTTGATTGCTGCCTACTTACAACTGCACAAATTAGGACATGCTAAAAGCGTTGAAGTTTTTCAAGAGGACATTTTAGTAGGGGGACTGTACGGCGTGGATTTGAGTGAATCAGGTATTTTTTGCGGTGAAAGTATGTTTTCAAAAAGTACAGACGCCAGTAAAGTAGCCCTTATGTACTGGACAGAACAATTGAAGTCTCGTGGGTATCGCCTTATTGACGCCCAGCTGTATAATGATCACCTGGCAAGTCTAGGTGCGGTAGAGATCGATCGGGAGGTTTTTCTTTCCTATTTACAGTGA
- a CDS encoding DUF3127 domain-containing protein: MEVQGKIKVIGETKTYGSNGFQKREMVVTTEEQYPQPIMVEFVQDKTSLLDAFNVGDAVKIGINLRGREWQSPQGETKYFNSITGWRIEKMGTGTAPAGDVPPFDEYDPITNSSDEDHDDLPF, from the coding sequence ATGGAAGTACAAGGAAAAATCAAAGTAATAGGAGAAACCAAAACTTACGGTTCTAACGGTTTCCAGAAACGTGAAATGGTAGTTACAACTGAGGAGCAATACCCGCAACCCATCATGGTGGAGTTTGTGCAAGACAAAACCAGCCTGCTGGATGCTTTTAATGTAGGTGACGCTGTAAAAATAGGAATCAACTTGCGCGGCCGTGAATGGCAAAGTCCGCAAGGTGAGACTAAATATTTTAACTCTATTACTGGATGGCGTATTGAAAAAATGGGCACTGGAACTGCACCGGCTGGTGATGTACCTCCATTTGACGAGTATGACCCTATCACTAATTCTAGTGACGAGGATCATGATGACCTTCCTTTTTAG